Proteins encoded together in one Lathyrus oleraceus cultivar Zhongwan6 chromosome 5, CAAS_Psat_ZW6_1.0, whole genome shotgun sequence window:
- the LOC127080448 gene encoding uncharacterized protein LOC127080448, whose translation MGMRLEEAVREGRLTKEADASSHVKKFANNFSKKKESDVSVVSYGRQRRKYQHVAAVSPIISPPMTRSPPHVPKDLPYWYKADQFFAYHQGAPGHYIENCFGLKSDVQRLIKSGLLLFKYVNPNVQVNPLPQHGSASVNMVYGCPGSFWVYDVRLLGESLVKKHVRYSKNGFVPPHNYASCRVCSRNSQGCLTVVMDLQDQMDQGYIEAYRDRDYNQVNMVNSDNEVNVIVPQFNDSEPIHITYDSQKTFVTPLVINLPGPVLYQSDKVVPYKYNATMIENGNDVPLPSIVNVADVSRVTRTGRIFAKRTKDVAAGKQAHVEIPFEPVSQSDKMNPKSDDDEVLKLIRKSEYNVVEQLLHTPSKISVLSLLMNYEAHREALQKVLEQAYVDHDVTVGQFDGIVANTTTCNNLSFRPSLNVIPKSTLSRLSFQGAPMRSSGIIVKAFDGSRKTVIGEVNLPMTIGPHAFQIIFQVMDIEAAYSFLLGRPWIHEAGAVISTLHQKLKFVKNGKLVTVCGEKTLVVSHLSSFSYLEPEEDVGTQFQALSLIEKDIKRGVSISSFKDAQRLVNDGITDGWGIILDLPENKHREGSGFSPTSKKIAEGSRSVRSIKETFHSGGFINPTLPEVSVVNEDNDSTWEPYYDDTEYDLEAEDAYVPFYFPHHRELEYIPRSEDEAAEANAIVEDNPKDLSTDFIAHRVVRQNWTFVDVTVVVHISK comes from the exons atgggcATGCGACTTGAGGAAGcagtccgagagggacgtttgaCTAAGGAAGCCGACGCTTCTAGTCATGTTAAGAAATTTGCCAATAATTTCTCCAAAAAGAAAGAATCAGATGTTAGTGTCGTTTCATACGGAAGACAAAGAAGAAAGTATCAACATGTTGCAGCCGTTTCACCAATCATTAGTCCACCAATG ACAAGGTCTCCACCACATGTGCCAAAGGACCTTCCCTATTGGTACAAGGCAGATCAATTTTTTGCTTACCATCAAGGGGCACCAGGACATTACATTGAAAACTGTTTTGGTCTAAAGTCAGATGTTCAGAGGCTCATCAAGAGTGGTCTCCTTTTATTTAAGTACGTAAACCCCAATGTTCAAGTTAATCCTCTACCGCAACATGGTTCAGCCTCAGTTAACATGGTATATGGTTGCCCAGGCAGTTTCTGGGTCTATGATGTACGATTATTGGGAGAGAGCTTAGTAAAGAAACACGTCAGATATAGCAAGAATGGTTTTGTTCCTCCACATAACTATGCCTCTTGTAGGGTTTGTTCTAGGAACTCTCAAGGATGCCTAACTGTTGTAATGGATCTTCAGGATCAAATGGACCAAGGTTACATTGAAGCCTACCGAGACAGAGATTATAATCAAGTCAATATGGTCAATAGTGACAACGAAGTGAATGTCATAGTTCCTCAGTTCAACGACTCTGAGCCTATACATATTACTTATGACAGTCAGAAGACTTTTGTGACTCCTTTGGTCATTAACTTACCGGGCCCAGTTCTATACCAATCTGATAAAGTCGTGCCTTAcaagtacaatgctacaatgattGAGAATGGAAATGATGTTCCTCTACCCTCCATTGTTAACGTCGCTGATGTAAGCAGAGTCACAAGGACTGGGCGTATATTTGCAAAAAGGACTAAGGATGTCGCAGCAGGAAAGCAGGCTCATGTTGAGATTCCTTTTGAACCGGTTAGCCAATCTGATAAAATGAATCCGaaaagtgatgatgatgaggtgttgaAGCTCATCAGGAAAAGTGAATACAATGTGGTGGAACAATTACTGCATACACCTTCCAAGATAtctgtgttatctttgttgatgaactaTGAGGCtcaccgtgaagctttgcagaaaGTCTTAGAACAAGCTTATGTAGACCATGATGTGACGGTTGGACAATTTGATGGTATCGTCGCTAACACCACGACctgtaacaacttgagtttca GACCGTCTCTCAATGTCATACCGAAGTCGACACTTTCCAGACTTTCTTTTCAAGGTGCTCCTATGAGGAGTAGCGGGAttattgtcaaagcttttgatggttccagAAAAACAGTCATTGGAGAAGTTAACCTTCCTATGACCATCGGACCTCATGCTTTCCAGATAATATTCCAGGTGATGGACATAGAAGCTGCGTATAGTTTTTTATTGGGTCGGCCTTGGATCCATGAAGCTGGGGCAGTCAtttccactctgcatcagaagcttaaatttgtgaagaacgggAAGCTAGTGACTGTCTGTGGGGAGAAAACACTGGTTGTGAGCCActtatcatctttctcttatctTGAACCTGAAGAAGATGTTGGAACTCAATTCCAAGCCCTTTCTTTGATTGAAAAAGATATCAAGAGAGGAGTATCTATCTCTTCATTCAAGGATGCACAACGGCTAGTCAATGATGGTATAACCGATGGTTGGGGAATAATTTTGGATCTCCCAGAAAATAAACACCGAGAGGGTTCAGGCTTTTCTCCTACTTCCAAGAAGATTGCAGAAGGAAGTAGATCTGTTCGTTCAATCAAAGAAActttccatagtggagggttcattaATCCCACTTTGCCAGAAGTTAGTGTTGTCAATGAGGATAATGATTCAACATGGGAACCTTACTACGATGATACTGAATATGATCTTGAGGCGGAAGATGCATATGTGCCTTTCTACTTTCCTCATCATAGAGAACTTGAATACATCCCGAGGTCAGAAGACGAAGCAGCTGAAGCCAATGCCATTGTGGAAGACAATCCTAAAGATCTTTCGACCGACTTCATAGCTCACAGAGTAGTTCGCCAAAACTGGACCTTTGTTGATGTTACTGTTGTTGTTCACATTTCAAAGTAA